The following proteins come from a genomic window of Pelmatolapia mariae isolate MD_Pm_ZW linkage group LG17, Pm_UMD_F_2, whole genome shotgun sequence:
- the aebp2 gene encoding zinc finger protein AEBP2, producing the protein MRQITTERAEQDSQRTSKENDTGETTVTGMEAQAVPDPKQEPGDNNDSRKAETSGVSGRDAAEEHGDAPSAVPDQQTAPRTEKSAVGERAPNLELCEAAKSPAQGSLASSTDFAQEGSRVLKQEQREGGNASASPPADRTKTADKPEHGIKRRASTELTSSDGEPLSRMDSEDSISSTLMDMESTASSGRSTPAMLNGHTGGVAGSGSLVAGGKSLSYTCCWDHCQLLFPSSPDLAEHIRATHVDGQRGGVFVCLWKGCKVYNTPSTSQSWLQRHMLTHSGDKPFKCVVGGCNATFASQGGLARHVPTHFSSQSSSKMSSQNKVKEESPSKAGLNKRRKLKNKHRRSLPRPHDFFDAQTMDAIRHRAILLNLATHIESLGNGHSVVFHSTVIAKRKEDSGKVKVLLHWTPEDILPDVWVNESDRVQQKTKVVHLSKLPSDTAVLLDPNIYRMFF; encoded by the exons ATGCGGCAGATAACGACGGAAAGAGCCGAACAAGATTCTCAGCGGACGTCGAAAGAAAACGACACCGGTGAAACGACCGTAACCGGCATGGAAGCACAGGCCGTCCCCGATCCTAAACAGGAACCGGGCGACAACAACGACAGCAGGAAAGCGGAGACCAGCGGAGTGAGTGGCCGCGATGCGGCGGAGGAGCACGGAGACGCCCCGTCCGCCGTCCCCGACCAACAAACCGCTCCGCGTACCGAAAAGTCGGCTGTTGGCGAAAGGGCCCCGAACCTCGAACTGTGTGAAGCCGCGAAAAGTCCCGCACAGGGCAGCTTGGCAAGTAGCACCGATTTCGCACAAGAGGGCTCCCGGGTGCTGAAACAAGAACAAAGAGAGGGGGGGAACGCGTCCGCCTCACCGCCTGCTGACCGCACAAAGACCGCGGACAAGCCTGAGCACGGCATCAAGAGACGGGCCAGCACGGAGCTCACCTCGTCGGACGGAGAGCCGCTCAGTCGGATGGATTCAGAAGACAG tatCAGCTCCACTCTGATGGACATGGAGAGCACAGCGTCCAGCGGTCGCTCCACCCCCGCTATGCTGAACGGTCACACAGGTGGAGTAGCAGGGAGTGGTTCACTGGTGGCAGGGGGCAAATCTCTGAGCTACACCTGCTGCTGGGATCACTGCCAGCTGCTGTTTCCCAGCAGCCCTGACCTGGCTGAGCACATCAGAGCAACACATGTGGATGGACAGAGAGGCGGG gtgtttgtgtgtctgtggaagGGCTGCAAAGTCTACAACACGCCATCCACCAGCCAGAGCTGGCTGCAGAGACACATGCTGACCCACAGTGGAGACAAACCTTTTAAG TGTGTAGTCGGGGGCTGCAACGCCACGTTTGCTTCCCAGGGGGGGCTCGCACGCCACGTCCCCACGCACTTCAGCTCCCAGAGCTCGTCCAAAATGTCCAGCCAGAATAAAGTCAAAGAGGAATCTCCATCCAAGGCCGGCCTCAACAAGAGGAGGAAGCTGAAGAACAAGCACAGGCGCTCGCTCC CACGACCTCACGACTTCTTTGACGCTCAGACCATGGACGCCATCCGCCACCGAGCCATCCTTCTCAATCTAGCAACACACATCGAGAGCCTGGGCAATGGACACAGTGTAGTCTTCCACAGCACg gtaATTGCCAAAAGGAAGGAGGACTCTGGGAAAGTGAAGGTCCTGTTGCACTGGACACCTGAGGACAT ACTGCCCGACGTGTGGGTGAACGAGAGCGACAGAGTGCAGCAGAAGACCAAGGTGGTCCATCTGTCCAAGCTGCCCTCAGACACGGCTGTCCTCCTGGACCCGAACATCTACAG AATGTTCTTCTGA